Proteins encoded in a region of the Mariprofundus ferrinatatus genome:
- a CDS encoding sensor histidine kinase, whose product MRSELDEYKAEVAALKETSGGLHASLIDRGRRLDVLLASVSEAVLRVDSLGRVLSANHRATELFRIDRGPELPQSMLVFIRDPDWYRAFSKALKEQQNEMPLPDIEAGNRVLAPRLAFLGRDQALLLCMDVTERNRQEKQQRQFLSNLKHDLKTPLTSLLGYARSLESFGHDAEFRMEASKVIADEAKYVNQLLDSLLTLDQIEFAHRHDMIASDPIAVFHRVKDLLAPRLLARQLSVELSADEAMRPVLIAEHDFERVLINVMENAQRYSPEGSVIRIEMSMLGENVVISVVDQGPGIPEKDIHRVTERFYRVDQARRRLKDGGHGLGLAIVKEMLEVHDGKLELANIAPQGLSVKITLPTEPDNVE is encoded by the coding sequence CATCGGTCAGTGAAGCGGTATTGCGTGTTGATTCCCTCGGCCGCGTGCTCTCGGCAAACCACAGGGCAACTGAACTGTTCAGAATAGACAGGGGGCCGGAGCTTCCACAGTCGATGCTCGTGTTTATACGCGATCCGGACTGGTACCGGGCATTTTCAAAAGCGTTGAAAGAGCAGCAGAATGAGATGCCGCTACCCGATATCGAAGCAGGCAACCGGGTTCTTGCACCAAGGCTCGCCTTTCTGGGTAGGGATCAGGCCTTGCTGCTTTGCATGGATGTGACAGAAAGGAACAGGCAGGAGAAACAGCAGCGACAGTTTCTCTCAAACCTGAAGCACGATCTGAAAACGCCGCTCACTTCGCTGCTTGGTTATGCACGCAGTCTTGAAAGCTTCGGGCATGATGCCGAGTTCAGGATGGAGGCATCCAAAGTGATTGCCGATGAGGCGAAGTATGTGAATCAGCTTCTCGACTCCCTGCTGACACTGGATCAGATCGAATTTGCGCACCGTCACGATATGATCGCTTCAGATCCGATAGCTGTATTCCACAGGGTAAAGGATCTGCTCGCACCGCGTTTGCTGGCCAGACAGCTTTCAGTTGAACTGAGTGCAGATGAAGCGATGAGGCCGGTACTGATTGCCGAGCACGATTTCGAAAGGGTGCTGATCAATGTCATGGAGAATGCCCAGCGCTACTCCCCGGAAGGGAGCGTAATCCGTATCGAGATGTCGATGCTCGGAGAGAATGTTGTAATTTCGGTTGTGGATCAGGGCCCGGGCATTCCGGAAAAGGATATTCATCGGGTCACTGAACGTTTTTACCGGGTAGATCAGGCTCGAAGGCGATTGAAAGATGGAGGGCACGGGCTGGGATTGGCAATCGTCAAGGAGATGCTGGAGGTGCATGATGGCAAGCTGGAGCTGGCCAATATCGCTCCTCAAGGTCTCTCCGTGAAGATCACTCTGCCAACAGAGCCTGATAATGTGGAGTAG